One window of the Streptobacillus ratti genome contains the following:
- the panF gene encoding sodium/pantothenate symporter — protein MNKFQLLLPIIIYLFITILIAYYISKKENKNNFTESYFIGNRSMGAFVLAMTVVSTYIGASSFLGGPSIAYKLGLGWVLLACIQIPLIFFTLGVLGKKIAIISRKIKAVTLIDILRKRYNNEFLIVLLSVLMLIFLFASIIAQFIGGARLIESIIDIDYKIALTIFVFTVIFYTTIGGFKAVTITDAIQGLIMMISTFVLFFVIVNKVGSMSEITSIIKNVDSNLLTPDAGGAISRPYILSFWILVGIGILGLPATTVRSMGYKDSKALHNGMIIGTFVVGFLLIGMHLVGFMGRAIEPNIDVSDKLIPILALKNLHPIIAGIFIGGPLAAIMSTVDSLLILISSSIVKDLYINYVNKNANDKKLKKISLIISISIGLITYLLSINPPSLIVWVNLFALAGQEVLFFVPVFMGLYWERGNDKGAIVSVIVGFVVFILLEKFKFSIFGLMSIVPALMFALIAYILVSLITKKNDKEVIELFFE, from the coding sequence TATATCTATTTATTACTATATTAATAGCATATTATATAAGTAAAAAAGAAAATAAAAATAATTTTACAGAATCATATTTTATTGGAAATAGAAGTATGGGAGCTTTTGTTTTAGCTATGACAGTAGTTTCAACATATATTGGAGCATCATCATTTTTAGGTGGACCATCAATAGCATATAAGTTAGGGTTAGGTTGGGTTTTATTAGCTTGTATACAAATTCCATTAATATTTTTTACTTTAGGAGTACTTGGTAAAAAGATAGCTATAATTTCAAGAAAAATAAAAGCTGTAACATTAATAGATATTTTAAGAAAAAGATATAATAATGAATTTCTAATTGTTTTACTTTCTGTATTAATGTTAATTTTTTTATTTGCTTCTATAATTGCTCAATTCATTGGAGGAGCAAGACTTATAGAAAGTATTATAGATATAGATTATAAAATAGCATTAACAATCTTTGTATTTACAGTTATTTTTTATACAACTATAGGTGGATTTAAAGCAGTAACAATAACTGATGCAATTCAGGGATTAATTATGATGATATCTACATTTGTCTTATTTTTTGTAATAGTAAATAAAGTTGGATCTATGTCAGAAATAACTTCAATTATTAAGAATGTAGATTCAAACTTATTAACACCTGATGCTGGAGGAGCAATATCAAGACCATATATATTATCTTTCTGGATTTTAGTTGGTATAGGAATATTAGGATTGCCTGCAACAACTGTAAGAAGTATGGGTTATAAGGATTCTAAAGCACTTCATAATGGAATGATAATAGGAACTTTTGTTGTAGGTTTTTTATTAATAGGAATGCACTTAGTTGGATTTATGGGTAGAGCAATTGAGCCAAATATTGATGTTAGTGATAAATTAATACCTATACTTGCATTAAAGAATTTACACCCTATAATTGCAGGTATATTTATAGGTGGACCACTTGCTGCTATTATGTCAACAGTAGATTCATTATTAATATTAATTTCATCATCTATAGTTAAGGATTTATATATAAATTATGTAAATAAAAATGCTAATGATAAAAAATTAAAAAAGATTTCATTAATAATTAGTATTAGTATAGGTTTAATTACATATTTATTATCAATTAATCCACCTAGTTTGATTGTATGGGTTAATTTATTTGCACTTGCAGGACAAGAAGTTTTATTCTTTGTACCAGTATTTATGGGATTATATTGGGAAAGAGGTAATGATAAGGGAGCGATAGTATCAGTAATTGTAGGTTTTGTTGTTTTCATATTACTTGAAAAATTTAAATTTTCAATATTTGGTCTTATGAGTATAGTGCCAGCATTAATGTTTGCATTAATAGCATATATTTTAGTTTCACTTATAACTAAGAAAAATGATAAAGAAGTTATAGAATTATTTTTTGAATAA